In Bacillus cytotoxicus NVH 391-98, the following are encoded in one genomic region:
- the lrgB gene encoding antiholin-like protein LrgB, whose protein sequence is MASTMTPYFGIVVSLIAYGIGTFLFKHSKQFFLFTPLFVAMVLGIGFLKVGNFTFEEYNTGGKIISFFLEPATIAFAIPLYKQADKLKKYWWQILSAIIVGSICSVVVVFIVAKAIHLDTAIMNSMLPQAATTAIALPLSESIGGIPAITSFAVIFNAVIVYALGALFLKTFRVKNPIAKGLALGTAGHALGVAVGIEMGEVEAAMASIAVTVVGVVTVVVIPLFMPLIA, encoded by the coding sequence ATGGCAAGTACAATGACTCCATATTTCGGAATTGTTGTTTCATTAATTGCATACGGGATCGGAACATTCTTATTTAAGCACTCAAAACAATTTTTCTTATTTACACCGCTATTTGTAGCAATGGTATTAGGGATTGGCTTTTTAAAGGTTGGAAATTTCACATTTGAAGAATATAATACTGGTGGTAAAATCATTAGCTTCTTTCTAGAGCCAGCTACAATTGCTTTTGCAATTCCATTATATAAACAAGCTGATAAATTGAAAAAATATTGGTGGCAAATCTTATCTGCTATCATTGTCGGTTCTATTTGTTCAGTAGTGGTTGTGTTCATTGTTGCAAAAGCTATTCATTTAGATACAGCTATTATGAATTCTATGTTGCCACAAGCAGCAACAACAGCAATTGCATTGCCTTTATCAGAAAGTATCGGTGGTATTCCAGCCATTACATCTTTTGCTGTTATCTTTAACGCGGTAATTGTATATGCGCTTGGAGCATTATTCTTAAAAACATTTAGGGTCAAAAATCCAATTGCGAAAGGATTAGCATTAGGAACAGCAGGACACGCACTCGGCGTTGCAGTCGGAATTGAAATGGGTGAAGTGGAAGCAGCGATGGCAAGTATTGCAGTAACAGTAGTTGGGGTTGTAACAGTTGTTGTTATTCCATTGTTTATGCCGCTGATTGCGTAA
- a CDS encoding TetR/AcrR family transcriptional regulator, translated as MKEKERLIIEMAMKLFAAKGVNATSVQEIVTACGISKGAFYLYFKSKDELLLATLKYYYEKIQSKMMKIDKESLLPREKFVKQLYCQFHDIQTHKEFIIMHARENAIPFNKEVEAFMMNMKMESHAFYRNSILSIYGEKVTPYLLDLVVIVEGISRAYLELIILNETEINLNHVSTFILKRMDDIVEGLVNSGEEPVLHEEQLGQLLCSSDLIKEQVKEQFLQEIIMFKRNLADELENDELLVTLDVLEAEMRVANPRIPVIQGMLANLKRYDNLMDFRLRLAKYYEIDII; from the coding sequence ATGAAAGAAAAAGAACGCTTAATTATTGAAATGGCAATGAAGTTATTTGCAGCGAAAGGTGTTAACGCAACATCCGTACAAGAAATCGTGACAGCGTGCGGGATATCAAAAGGAGCTTTTTATTTATATTTCAAATCAAAAGACGAATTGCTTCTAGCTACTCTTAAATATTATTATGAAAAAATTCAAAGTAAAATGATGAAAATTGACAAAGAATCATTACTACCACGCGAAAAATTTGTCAAACAATTATATTGTCAGTTTCATGATATACAAACGCATAAGGAATTTATTATTATGCATGCAAGGGAGAATGCAATTCCATTTAATAAAGAAGTAGAAGCATTTATGATGAACATGAAAATGGAGTCACATGCATTTTATCGAAATAGTATATTGTCTATTTATGGTGAAAAGGTCACTCCGTATTTGTTAGATCTTGTAGTGATAGTAGAAGGGATTTCCCGAGCGTATTTAGAATTAATCATTTTAAATGAAACAGAAATTAATTTAAATCATGTTTCCACATTTATTTTAAAAAGAATGGATGACATTGTAGAAGGTCTTGTAAATTCTGGTGAGGAACCTGTTTTGCATGAAGAACAATTAGGACAACTTCTTTGCAGTTCAGACTTAATAAAAGAGCAAGTGAAGGAACAATTTCTACAGGAAATTATTATGTTTAAACGTAATTTAGCTGATGAATTAGAAAATGATGAGTTATTAGTTACATTGGATGTTTTAGAAGCAGAAATGAGAGTAGCAAATCCAAGAATACCAGTGATTCAAGGAATGTTAGCAAATTTAAAGCGTTACGATAATTTAATGGATTTTCGACTTCGATTAGCGAAATATTATGAGATAGATATAATTTAA
- the msrB gene encoding peptide-methionine (R)-S-oxide reductase MsrB: protein MYRQGSGRDAFIKKHWPKDNAHLKEQLTEMQFYVTQENGTEPPFQNEYWDHKEEGLYVDIVSGEPLFTSLDKFDSGCGWPSFTKPVMAASVKEKIDLSHNMTRTEVRSREGDSHLGHVFPDGPGPNGLRYCINSAALRFIPKEDLEKEGYGDFLILFHQKK from the coding sequence TTGTATCGCCAAGGATCAGGACGTGATGCATTTATTAAAAAGCATTGGCCAAAAGATAATGCACATTTAAAAGAACAATTAACGGAGATGCAATTTTATGTAACGCAGGAAAACGGAACAGAACCTCCATTTCAAAATGAGTATTGGGATCATAAAGAAGAAGGACTATATGTAGACATCGTGTCTGGTGAACCGCTATTTACTTCCTTAGATAAATTTGATAGTGGCTGTGGTTGGCCAAGCTTTACAAAGCCTGTTATGGCAGCCAGTGTAAAAGAAAAAATTGACCTTAGTCATAATATGACGCGTACAGAAGTAAGAAGCAGGGAAGGCGATTCACATCTTGGCCATGTTTTTCCAGATGGACCAGGACCAAACGGTCTTCGCTATTGCATTAATTCAGCAGCACTTCGATTTATTCCAAAGGAAGACTTAGAAAAAGAAGGATATGGAGATTTTCTAATCTTGTTTCATCAAAAAAAATAA
- the lrgA gene encoding antiholin-like murein hydrolase modulator LrgA, whose product MSTKKVYSFLSQAFIFSAIMLVSHMIASHLPIPMPSSVIGLVILFSLLCLKIIKLEQVESLGTALTGIIGFLFVPSGISVINSLGVMGQYFVQIITVIVVATVILLAVTGLFAQFILGKGGKEPIDTKQLDTLGKGHKHGKVA is encoded by the coding sequence ATGAGTACAAAAAAAGTATATAGTTTTTTATCACAAGCATTTATTTTTTCAGCTATTATGTTAGTTTCTCATATGATTGCATCACATTTACCAATTCCAATGCCTTCTTCAGTAATTGGATTAGTCATTTTATTTAGCTTATTATGCTTAAAGATTATTAAATTGGAACAGGTTGAGTCACTTGGAACGGCATTAACAGGCATTATCGGCTTCTTATTCGTTCCATCTGGAATTTCCGTTATCAATTCTCTTGGGGTAATGGGGCAATATTTTGTACAAATCATCACTGTAATTGTTGTTGCAACAGTTATTTTATTAGCAGTAACAGGTTTATTTGCTCAATTTATTCTAGGAAAAGGTGGAAAAGAACCGATAGATACAAAACAATTAGACACTTTAGGTAAAGGACATAAGCACGGAAAAGTTGCGTAA
- a CDS encoding AI-2E family transporter → MQMKNLFQSKGFQRLLILLLLALILYGLKSMFNLILITFILTYLMDRFQKFISRKLDHFMLINRKIIIAFLYIMFVGGITITLFKYLPVLTVQISQLIYQFNVFLKNPPDNDMIKASIHAINHMELSKYIGQGVDIIYKSIANVGKFGLQFLLSLILSLFFLLEKARIVAFTEKFKESKLAIFYNEIEYFGKKFARSFGKVIEAQFLIAIVNCVLSVIALWILGFPQLLGLSLMIFLLGLIPVAGVIISLFPLCMIAYNIGSITYVIYILIIVAVIHALESYVLNPKFMSQKTNLPIFYTFMVLIFSEHFLGVWGLIIGIPVFMFLLDVLDVTSDEIEKGANEKIES, encoded by the coding sequence ATGCAAATGAAAAACCTGTTTCAAAGCAAAGGATTTCAAAGGTTACTGATACTTTTATTATTAGCTCTTATATTATATGGGCTAAAAAGCATGTTTAATTTAATTTTAATTACGTTTATCCTGACATATTTAATGGATCGATTCCAGAAATTTATTTCTAGAAAACTCGATCATTTTATGCTGATTAACCGAAAAATTATTATAGCGTTTTTATATATCATGTTTGTTGGTGGAATTACAATTACATTATTTAAATATCTACCTGTGTTAACAGTACAAATTTCACAATTAATTTATCAATTTAATGTATTCCTTAAAAATCCACCAGATAATGATATGATAAAGGCTTCTATTCATGCGATTAATCATATGGAGCTTTCGAAGTATATAGGGCAAGGTGTAGATATTATTTATAAGTCCATTGCAAATGTTGGGAAATTCGGTTTGCAATTTTTACTTTCTTTAATTTTGAGCTTATTCTTCTTGTTGGAAAAAGCACGTATTGTTGCATTTACAGAAAAGTTTAAAGAGAGCAAACTTGCTATTTTCTATAATGAAATTGAATACTTTGGGAAGAAATTTGCGCGTTCTTTTGGGAAGGTAATTGAAGCACAATTTTTAATTGCTATTGTGAATTGTGTGCTATCCGTGATTGCACTATGGATTTTAGGATTTCCACAGTTACTTGGTCTATCATTAATGATCTTTCTATTAGGTTTAATTCCGGTGGCGGGTGTAATTATCTCATTATTTCCACTTTGCATGATTGCATATAATATTGGTAGCATTACTTATGTTATCTATATATTAATTATTGTGGCTGTTATTCATGCGCTTGAAAGTTACGTATTAAATCCAAAATTTATGTCACAAAAGACGAACTTACCTATTTTTTATACATTTATGGTATTGATTTTTTCTGAGCATTTTCTAGGTGTTTGGGGGCTAATCATTGGTATCCCAGTCTTTATGTTCCTATTGGATGTTTTAGATGTCACGAGCGATGAAATCGAAAAAGGGGCTAATGAAAAAATAGAGTCTTAA
- a CDS encoding efflux RND transporter permease subunit — MNKIINFSLKNKFAVWLLTIIVTTAGIYSGLNMKLETIPDITTPVVTVTTVYPGATPQEVADKISKPMEEQLQNLNGVNVVSSSSYQNASSIQVEYDFDKNMEKAETEVKEAIANVKLPEGVKDPKVSRVNFNAFPVIALSVASKDEPLATLTEKVEKSIVPALKGLDGVASVQISGQQVDEVQLVFKKDKMKELGLSEDTVKNIIKGSDVSLPLGLYTFKDSEKSVVVDGNITTVQALKEMKIPTISAASNQSGPGATSSPQTEAPQMNPGMTAGIPTVNLEEIADVKEVGKAESISRTNGKEAIGIQVVKATDANTVDVVNAVKDKVKDIEKKYKDLEIISTFDQGTPIEKSVDTMLSKAIFGAIFAIIIIMLFLRNIRTTLISVVSIPLSLLIAILVLKQMDITLNIMTLGAMTVAIGRVVDDSIVVIENIYRRMSLPEEPLRGKDLIRVATKEMFIPIMSSTIVTIAVFLPLGLVKGMIGEMFLPFALTIVFALLASLLVAITIVPMLAHSLFKKESMREKEVHHKEKPSKLANGYKRVLNWALNHKIITSSIAVLLLVGSLALVPVIGVSFLPDEEEKMMIATYNPDPGQTLEDVKAIATKAETHFQNKKDVKTIQFSLGGENPMSPGKTNQAMFFVQYDNDIKNFEKEKEQVMKDLQKMTGKGEWKSQDFGASGGSNEIKLYVYGDRLEDIKPVVKDIQNIMKKEKDLKDIDSSLSKTYAEYTLVADQQKLSKMGLTAAQVGMELSNQHDRPVLTTIKKDGKDINVYVEADKHDYEAIDDLTNRKVKTPLGNEVAVKDVMTVKEGETSNTVTHRDGRIYASVNAKITSDDVSKASAALQKEIDKMDLPSGVEVSMGGVTKDIQESFTQLGLAMLAAIAIVYFVLVVTFGGALAPFAILFSLPFTIIGALVALLISGETLSVSAMIGALMLIGIVVTNAIVLIDRVIHKEQEGLSTREALLEAGSTRLRPILMTAIATIGALIPLALGFEGSGLISKGLGVTVIGGLTSSTLLTLLIVPIVYEVLSKFRKKTVK, encoded by the coding sequence ATGAACAAGATCATTAACTTTTCGTTAAAAAATAAGTTCGCAGTTTGGCTATTAACCATTATTGTTACCACTGCGGGAATTTACTCTGGTTTAAATATGAAATTAGAAACAATTCCTGATATCACCACCCCTGTTGTAACAGTAACAACGGTTTATCCTGGAGCTACTCCGCAAGAAGTTGCAGATAAAATATCAAAGCCGATGGAAGAGCAACTGCAAAATTTAAACGGGGTGAACGTTGTAAGCTCCTCCTCTTATCAAAATGCATCTTCTATTCAAGTAGAATATGATTTTGATAAAAATATGGAGAAAGCTGAAACTGAAGTAAAAGAAGCAATCGCTAATGTAAAACTACCGGAAGGCGTAAAGGACCCAAAGGTTTCTCGTGTAAACTTTAATGCCTTTCCTGTTATTGCATTAAGTGTAGCGAGTAAAGACGAACCTTTAGCTACTTTAACTGAAAAGGTTGAAAAAAGTATTGTTCCAGCGTTAAAAGGCCTTGATGGTGTTGCCTCTGTTCAAATTTCAGGACAACAAGTAGATGAAGTACAACTCGTCTTTAAAAAAGATAAAATGAAAGAATTAGGCTTAAGTGAGGATACGGTTAAAAATATCATTAAAGGTTCTGATGTATCTCTGCCACTTGGTCTATACACATTTAAAGATAGCGAAAAATCAGTTGTTGTAGATGGAAATATAACAACAGTTCAAGCCTTAAAAGAAATGAAGATCCCTACTATTTCAGCAGCAAGCAACCAAAGTGGGCCCGGAGCGACTTCTTCTCCTCAAACAGAAGCACCACAAATGAATCCGGGCATGACTGCTGGTATTCCAACTGTCAACCTTGAAGAAATCGCTGATGTGAAAGAAGTTGGGAAAGCTGAATCCATTTCTCGTACAAATGGTAAAGAAGCGATCGGTATTCAAGTTGTAAAAGCAACTGATGCAAATACAGTTGATGTTGTAAATGCTGTAAAAGATAAAGTGAAAGATATTGAAAAAAAATATAAAGATTTAGAGATTATTTCGACATTCGATCAAGGTACACCGATTGAAAAATCAGTTGATACGATGCTTAGCAAAGCAATATTTGGTGCCATCTTTGCTATCATTATTATCATGTTGTTCTTACGAAACATTCGAACAACATTAATTTCTGTTGTTTCCATTCCGCTTTCTTTACTCATTGCTATTTTAGTATTGAAGCAAATGGATATTACACTCAATATTATGACACTTGGGGCAATGACAGTTGCGATTGGACGCGTTGTCGATGATTCAATCGTTGTAATTGAAAATATTTACCGCCGCATGTCTTTACCAGAAGAACCATTACGCGGAAAAGACTTAATTCGCGTAGCAACAAAAGAAATGTTTATTCCTATTATGTCTTCAACAATTGTAACAATTGCGGTATTTTTACCTCTTGGGCTTGTAAAAGGTATGATTGGTGAAATGTTCTTACCATTTGCCTTAACGATCGTATTTGCATTACTCGCTTCGTTACTTGTGGCCATCACCATTGTACCGATGTTAGCTCATTCTTTATTTAAGAAAGAAAGTATGAGAGAAAAAGAGGTACACCATAAAGAGAAACCAAGTAAATTAGCAAACGGCTACAAGCGCGTACTGAATTGGGCACTTAATCATAAAATCATTACATCTAGTATCGCTGTTCTTCTATTGGTTGGTAGTCTTGCACTTGTACCAGTTATCGGTGTAAGCTTCTTACCAGATGAAGAAGAAAAAATGATGATTGCAACCTATAACCCTGATCCAGGGCAAACATTAGAAGACGTTAAAGCAATCGCAACAAAAGCCGAAACACACTTTCAAAATAAAAAAGATGTAAAAACCATTCAGTTCTCATTAGGCGGAGAAAACCCAATGAGCCCAGGTAAAACAAATCAAGCTATGTTCTTTGTTCAATACGATAATGACATAAAAAACTTTGAGAAAGAAAAAGAACAGGTGATGAAAGATTTACAAAAGATGACAGGAAAAGGTGAATGGAAAAGCCAAGACTTCGGAGCTAGCGGAGGCAGCAATGAAATTAAGCTATACGTATACGGAGATCGTTTAGAAGACATCAAACCTGTCGTGAAAGATATTCAAAATATCATGAAGAAAGAAAAGGATTTGAAAGATATCGATTCTAGCCTTTCCAAAACATATGCAGAGTACACGTTAGTCGCAGATCAGCAAAAATTAAGTAAAATGGGGCTAACTGCTGCTCAAGTTGGCATGGAACTTTCTAATCAACATGACCGTCCTGTTCTTACGACAATAAAAAAAGATGGTAAAGATATCAATGTTTATGTAGAAGCAGATAAACATGATTATGAAGCAATTGATGATTTAACAAATCGTAAAGTGAAAACCCCACTTGGCAACGAAGTAGCTGTTAAGGATGTTATGACTGTGAAAGAAGGCGAAACTTCCAATACAGTTACACATCGTGATGGGCGTATTTACGCATCCGTAAACGCAAAAATAACATCTGATGACGTTTCTAAAGCATCTGCGGCACTTCAAAAGGAAATAGATAAAATGGACCTTCCTTCTGGCGTAGAAGTTTCTATGGGCGGTGTTACAAAAGATATTCAAGAATCCTTTACACAACTTGGATTAGCGATGTTAGCGGCAATTGCCATTGTATACTTCGTTCTTGTTGTGACATTTGGCGGCGCACTTGCACCATTTGCGATTTTATTCTCACTTCCATTTACAATTATCGGGGCACTTGTTGCTCTACTCATTTCAGGTGAAACATTAAGTGTATCGGCAATGATTGGTGCGCTTATGTTAATCGGTATTGTTGTCACGAATGCAATCGTGCTTATCGACCGTGTCATTCATAAGGAACAAGAAGGCTTATCAACACGTGAAGCATTATTAGAAGCCGGCTCAACGCGCTTACGACCAATTCTAATGACTGCCATCGCAACAATTGGTGCTTTAATTCCTCTTGCACTTGGATTTGAAGGTAGCGGTTTAATTTCAAAAGGACTTGGGGTAACAGTAATTGGCGGATTAACAAGTTCAACATTACTAACACTTCTCATTGTTCCGATTGTATATGAAGTGCTCAGCAAATTTAGAAAGAAAACAGTAAAATAA